Sequence from the Pontibacter pudoricolor genome:
AAAATTCTCCATCATCATCCGGACATCTATAGTTACGCCACCCCCCTGCTTTATCAATCAAAGGACGTGGCACTAACCAACTGTTCGTTTGAATAAAATTTGATTGTCCGTTAGCCCCATATAGGTTTAGCAAAAAATTGACAGGGTCATTTGTTGAAAAAATAAAAGTATCCTGATCATGCTCATAGGTACTATGTGATAAATCACTTTCAGCAAAAAAATTAATATAATTGCATACAGCAACTTTATCATAACTCCCTTTAAGCGCTGCTACCTGCTTTTCAATTTTATCAACAGACAAATAATCATCTGCATCCATAAATTGAATGTATTCACCGGCGGCATATGATAAGCCTGTATTTCTAGCTACTGCTGCACCGGCATTTGGCTGTTTAATTACTTTAACGTTATTAGATTCAAATTGCTTGGCTACAGTATAGCTATTATCTGTAGATGAATCATCTATAATTATTATTTCAATGTCTTTATAAGTCTGTTTTAAAAGGCAATCAAGTGAATTATATAAATATAATTCACTATTAAATACAGGTACTATAATAGATACTTTTGGTATCATTCTAGAGAGCAATAATTATTGTACTAAAGCGGTTAAAACGTCTTTTATTCCAAAACCAGCTTTTTTCATAGCATAACGGGTTCTGGGGAAATCAAGCGTGGTTACATAGAACTTTATAATATTAACAAAAAAACGCCTTTTGTTTTTATTATGAAGGAAAACCTTTTGGGCTTTACTAATTGGCAAATCAATTTCTTCCAAAGCATTATTCAAATACAAGTAAGAGTTATAAAGATAGCCATATTTATTGTTAATCTCCTGCCCTTCGTGCCTTCTATAAAATATTAAATCAAAAGGCAAAACTATTGAATCAGTTTTAGAAGCGGCATTTAAATTATAATATCCATCATTTGCAGGACCATATTTAATCGGAAACCCACCAATAGATCTAAAAAACAACGTTTTTATGATTGAACCGCCAGGGCCAACTAAAAGAAGTGGATTTTTAAAAAAATGGTCACGGATCGTACTTTCGGGATTTAACAATTTTGGCTCGGAATAATAAGGTGAATAGAATCCAAAATTGGCAGTTGGATACAAGCGAAATAAATTAATACATTGTTCAATGGTCTTGGGTAAAATCTTATCATCAGAGTCAACACTCATTAAGTACTCACCTGTAGCGAAGCTCGCTGCTTGATTACGGTTTGGATAATCACCAAGATTCTTTTCATTTTTATAAACTCTTACTCGCTGATCATCACTAGCATACCTGTGAGCTATTTTTAATGTTTTATCACTTGAGCAATCATCCAAAATTATTAGTTCCCAATTTGTATAAGTAGATTTCAAGACACTTTCTATAGCTTCGCCTATATATTTTTCCCTGTTATAAGCAGTCATAAGAATACTGACCAATGGTTGATATATTTCAGGCTTCATAGCTTTATGCATCTAACAAATTATTCAATTCAATCCTAATTTTGTTACCAATTAGACTCCATTCAAAATTATCTTCAACATACTTTCTCGCTAACATGCTGGTTTCTTTAAATAAGATGTCATTTTCGAGTAAATGTTGTATCGCAGATGCGAAACCTTCAGCTTTGTCCTCGATAAAAATATGGGTTCTATTTACAGCCCCCAGTCCTTCGGCCCCGATAGTAGTTGATACAACTGGATTTCCTAAACTCATGGCCTCTAAAATTTTTAATCGTGTGCCACTACCACTTAACAGAGGTACTATAGCTATAGAAGCATTATTGTAATAAGGTTCTACCGCTTCTACCCTTCCAACAAAATCTATTGCAGGATCATTTAATAAGTTTTTATAGCTTTGATAATTACTGATGTTACCAACTATTGTCAGCTTCAGAGATTTTAGATTATGTATTAAAATGGGGAATACATTTTTATAAAACCAAAGTAATCCTTCTTTATTAGGCAGATAATCCAGTGACCCACAAAATATTATATTATATTTTATTTTTTCTTTTTTAAAAGGATCATATTTCTTACCTATTGTATCCACACCATTAGGTATTATTCTGCCCCTAATTCGAAAATTATTTAGCCTTTCAATTTTAATCTTATCTTCTTCAGAGCAGCAAAAGAAAAAGTTAACATTTTCAGTCAAGGCTTTTTCAAGTTGATAAGCATTTTTAGAATAAATCTTGTATTTATTCTCTCCTGTTGCAATTGCCTGTTGCTCCCATAACTCAGAATCCACATTATGCGCATCGTATAAATGCTTTACATTTGGTTGAAATCGGGAAATAGTATCTCGAAAATAAGATAGTGCTTCCAGGTTTTCATAAATGATAATATCAAATTTAATCTCCGTTAATAAAGAAGATAATGCAGTGTAAGATTTTAAGTAAAATAAATTAGCTGACCCGCTTAATTTACGTTGCAGAAACCTATAGTTTATAGCATCAGCATATTTATCGGGAAGTAGCGAGTTAATATATGATTTAAATTTACTATGCTGATCTATACTTAGAAGGTGTATATTTTTACTTATTGTATCATCATCAATGTTAAATTCGGAGAAAGTTTGTGGGCTCAATACATACACTACATGATCCCTAGCCATTTCTTTTAAAATATGAAAGCAACGTAATGCTCCACCTCCTATTCGAGGATAAAATGAATAGGGTATGATTGACAAAATGTTAGCCATTTACATAGATATATATTAAAAAAAATATTTAAGTCATTTTATAAACGGATACTACTTCCAAAATTATATTAATAGCTAAATTATTTTAGTTTTAAAAAATGAAAACAAGAGGTAATAAATCGTCCCAACCTGAAGCTAGTACTATTTTCATAGGAATTTTTAGTTTCAACAGTTGATCTTATAGCTTTCAATAAAGCCTCTTCACAGGCTTCCAATTCCAATTTTCTCAACTCATTTATATGATCGGGTGAAAGTACATCTAAATGCTCATGCATATCCTTATATATTATTTTAGATAATAACTGCCAAGAGTAAGCAGATTTAGCATTTTTACCTGCATGTTGCAACTGTGTTAATGATCCATCTCGGGAATTTATATTATAAAGTGGTTTATTAATAGCTATCCCTTTATATTTTTTCAATATTTTATATACCCAATAAATATCTTCAGCCACTCTTCCTGCAAAGTATGGATGATATCCGTTAGTTTCTGTAAGAACAGCCCTAGAAATCATCATTGTTGCACACATGGTCGGTTCTAGGTGTTTAGAATTATTGTATCCAAACTTTAAAAATTCATCTTTCAACTCCTTATCTGTTAGCGCAATATTGTTAGGTACTGAATGTCTCAAATTAACATATTTATAGTTTGTAAAACATATACCTAATTTAGTTAGATTCCTAAACTGACTAACTTGGAGTTCTATTCTATTGAACTCAGACCAATCATCGGCATCTTGAAATGCAATAAGATCTCCTGTACAAGCCGATAACGCTATATTTACAGCTCCAATTTTCTGCGTATTCTCTTTTAATTCAATTACATTGACTCGCTCATCCTGAAAAGACTTGATTTTTAATAATGTATCATCAGTAGATGCATCATCTATCAAAAAAATCTCCAGACGCGGATAAGTTTGGTTGAGAATGGAAAGGACAGCTCTTTCTATATAGGCTGCAACATTATAACAGGGTATTATAACAGAAACTAAAGGATGCATCTCCATTATCTTACAACTACTCTTATACCTAATTTAATGATACTTTTAACTAAAAAAAAGTCATACGCGTGGTCAAGCAGTAACTGCTTAACTCCCCATTTAGCTTCCTTTAGGTGTTTATGATGGAAATGATAGTTAGTATATTTCTTCAGAAAATGTAACCGTAGATTTCTCTTAGAAGCTTTGTTATCATTAATTTTCCAATCCCGGTTTAACTTATAAATCTTTTGAGTTTTATATATTTCATCAATCCAAAAACTGGTAACCTGCCGAGGTAAACCGGCAAAAGTCTGAAGATCAACTATTATACTACTTCTTTCATACAAAAAATTGTTTTCTACTTTATTACTCACAGTTTTAGAACCTTCGTGAAGCCTGAAGTTAACAAGTGGTTTGTTAATCTTTAGAAATCTCTCCTGACCATGAAGCAAAAGATATCGTACCCATAATTCGCCATCCATAATGTAATGCATATCTTCCGGTAGGGGCCCAACTTCTTTAATAATACTTGTTCTAAAAAAGGTAGATGGCTGTGCAATTTGTGCCCACTCAATAGTTTCCTCAAGTGTCTTCATTAAAGACGTTCCTTCACATAGATGTAATTCCCCATTTGCATATACATGATTTTCATAACCTGAAACAACATGCACAGAAGGATCATTCATAAACTGAAGTGCTACTTCATATAGTGCATTAGGTTGATACCAATCATCACTATTAAGCCAGTTAAAAATTTCACCTGTACACCTTTCAAGTCCTTTATTTATAGCATGACTTTGCCCCTTGTCCGGTTCACTTATCCAATATGTAATATCCTTTTCATACCTTTTAATTACCTCAATAGTATTATCAGTACTACCACCATCAATAATTATAAACTCTAAATTAGGGTAACTTTGATTAATAACTGACAGAATTGTCTGCTCAATAAATTGCCCTTGATTGTAAGAAGGAGTAACTATAGATATTTTAGGCCACTTATGCTCTTGCATATCTACCGTAGGTTTATTTTTGAACAAAGATTGAAAGCAATAAAAGCTTGAAGAATAAGTTGTATGCCCATTACGAACATAATTTTCTCCAATTTGTAAATCTTATTGTCTTGAATTAAATAACAATTCATTATAGCAATTTACAAATTGTAAGCGAATTCTTTTGAAATGAATTCAGCCAACTTTTCATTTTAATGTGTATAATTATAGTAAATATTCCGATTTAGT
This genomic interval carries:
- a CDS encoding glycosyltransferase family 2 protein; this translates as MIPKVSIIVPVFNSELYLYNSLDCLLKQTYKDIEIIIIDDSSTDNSYTVAKQFESNNVKVIKQPNAGAAVARNTGLSYAAGEYIQFMDADDYLSVDKIEKQVAALKGSYDKVAVCNYINFFAESDLSHSTYEHDQDTFIFSTNDPVNFLLNLYGANGQSNFIQTNSWLVPRPLIDKAGGWRNYRCPDDDGEFFSRILLASGGVVYVPNVYNYYRRSIKGDALSQRKDFLYLRNTLLTIDLKRTYLGRYTSGTNLKKAIAKQYLDFAVSTYLNNHILSDIAYKRFRSYNIDVQTPKIGGTTIEIIKILFGWKVAKRIKFILKSII
- a CDS encoding glycosyltransferase family 2 protein — protein: MKPEIYQPLVSILMTAYNREKYIGEAIESVLKSTYTNWELIILDDCSSDKTLKIAHRYASDDQRVRVYKNEKNLGDYPNRNQAASFATGEYLMSVDSDDKILPKTIEQCINLFRLYPTANFGFYSPYYSEPKLLNPESTIRDHFFKNPLLLVGPGGSIIKTLFFRSIGGFPIKYGPANDGYYNLNAASKTDSIVLPFDLIFYRRHEGQEINNKYGYLYNSYLYLNNALEEIDLPISKAQKVFLHNKNKRRFFVNIIKFYVTTLDFPRTRYAMKKAGFGIKDVLTALVQ
- a CDS encoding glycosyltransferase family 4 protein, with amino-acid sequence MANILSIIPYSFYPRIGGGALRCFHILKEMARDHVVYVLSPQTFSEFNIDDDTISKNIHLLSIDQHSKFKSYINSLLPDKYADAINYRFLQRKLSGSANLFYLKSYTALSSLLTEIKFDIIIYENLEALSYFRDTISRFQPNVKHLYDAHNVDSELWEQQAIATGENKYKIYSKNAYQLEKALTENVNFFFCCSEEDKIKIERLNNFRIRGRIIPNGVDTIGKKYDPFKKEKIKYNIIFCGSLDYLPNKEGLLWFYKNVFPILIHNLKSLKLTIVGNISNYQSYKNLLNDPAIDFVGRVEAVEPYYNNASIAIVPLLSGSGTRLKILEAMSLGNPVVSTTIGAEGLGAVNRTHIFIEDKAEGFASAIQHLLENDILFKETSMLARKYVEDNFEWSLIGNKIRIELNNLLDA
- a CDS encoding glycosyltransferase family 2 protein, translating into MEMHPLVSVIIPCYNVAAYIERAVLSILNQTYPRLEIFLIDDASTDDTLLKIKSFQDERVNVIELKENTQKIGAVNIALSACTGDLIAFQDADDWSEFNRIELQVSQFRNLTKLGICFTNYKYVNLRHSVPNNIALTDKELKDEFLKFGYNNSKHLEPTMCATMMISRAVLTETNGYHPYFAGRVAEDIYWVYKILKKYKGIAINKPLYNINSRDGSLTQLQHAGKNAKSAYSWQLLSKIIYKDMHEHLDVLSPDHINELRKLELEACEEALLKAIRSTVETKNSYENSTSFRLGRFITSCFHFLKLK
- a CDS encoding glycosyltransferase family 2 protein, whose product is MQEHKWPKISIVTPSYNQGQFIEQTILSVINQSYPNLEFIIIDGGSTDNTIEVIKRYEKDITYWISEPDKGQSHAINKGLERCTGEIFNWLNSDDWYQPNALYEVALQFMNDPSVHVVSGYENHVYANGELHLCEGTSLMKTLEETIEWAQIAQPSTFFRTSIIKEVGPLPEDMHYIMDGELWVRYLLLHGQERFLKINKPLVNFRLHEGSKTVSNKVENNFLYERSSIIVDLQTFAGLPRQVTSFWIDEIYKTQKIYKLNRDWKINDNKASKRNLRLHFLKKYTNYHFHHKHLKEAKWGVKQLLLDHAYDFFLVKSIIKLGIRVVVR